One segment of Leptospiraceae bacterium DNA contains the following:
- a CDS encoding DegT/DnrJ/EryC1/StrS family aminotransferase, translating into MGVPFIDIKRFEPGFLEAWNTKVAEMSKNAQFIGGAEVSTLEKRLSEYTGTALTVSCANGTDALQLALRAVGVGIGDNVLLPDSTFWATFEAVVNVGANPYTVDSNMSDLQMDFDAFAKAIDEVKPKAAMIVHLYGWGSSRLADYRALCKQKGVVLIEDGAQSFGVKYKGEPIYKGCEIATTSFYPAKVLGAAGDGGAVFVNDQALADKVRMLANHGRTTHYGHGAVGWNSRMDSLQAAFVNLSLDRFDARLKSRQEWAERYHKDLKALGVNDITPPSDYTENGYCNVTLFENSKRTKIEAILKEKGIGFGNIYPGAMSDQPGAKEFLKKRFGGQNAQQVSSTVLNFPLFPYMTEVEYKEIISIIESFLSGKN; encoded by the coding sequence ATGGGAGTACCATTTATAGATATTAAGAGATTTGAGCCAGGGTTCTTGGAAGCCTGGAATACAAAAGTGGCAGAAATGAGTAAAAATGCTCAATTCATTGGAGGAGCGGAAGTGTCTACTCTTGAAAAAAGACTCTCCGAATACACAGGAACTGCTTTGACAGTAAGTTGTGCGAACGGTACTGATGCACTCCAACTTGCTCTGCGTGCAGTGGGTGTAGGAATTGGGGATAATGTCCTTTTGCCTGATTCAACTTTTTGGGCTACCTTTGAGGCAGTCGTAAACGTAGGGGCAAATCCTTACACGGTTGATTCAAATATGTCCGACTTACAAATGGACTTTGATGCATTTGCGAAAGCAATTGACGAAGTTAAACCAAAAGCAGCTATGATAGTTCATCTTTATGGGTGGGGCTCTTCTAGATTAGCCGATTATCGTGCTCTATGTAAACAAAAAGGCGTTGTATTAATCGAAGACGGAGCGCAAAGTTTTGGAGTAAAATATAAAGGCGAACCTATTTATAAGGGTTGTGAAATTGCGACTACTTCCTTTTATCCGGCAAAAGTTTTAGGTGCAGCCGGAGACGGTGGGGCTGTATTTGTAAACGATCAGGCATTAGCGGATAAAGTCCGTATGCTTGCAAATCATGGAAGAACTACACATTACGGTCATGGCGCAGTTGGTTGGAATTCTAGAATGGATTCTTTGCAGGCAGCATTTGTGAATTTAAGTTTGGACAGATTTGATGCTCGGTTAAAGTCAAGACAAGAATGGGCTGAAAGATATCATAAAGATCTCAAAGCTCTAGGGGTTAATGATATTACTCCGCCTTCAGATTATACAGAGAACGGTTATTGTAATGTTACCCTCTTTGAAAATTCTAAACGTACAAAAATAGAAGCGATTCTAAAAGAAAAAGGAATCGGTTTTGGAAATATTTATCCTGGGGCTATGTCTGATCAACCCGGAGCAAAAGAATTTTTGAAAAAGAGATTTGGTGGGCAAAATGCTCAACAAGTAAGTAGTACGGTGCTAAATTTTCCTCTATTCCCTTATATGACTGAGGTTGAATACAAGGAAATTATCTCCATTATTGAGAGTTTTTTAAGTGGAAAAAATTAA
- the lon gene encoding endopeptidase La, producing MKKNLRKKNTKTKNTSKFDIAEEILPDELHLIPIKSRPIFPGIITPLIVPMGKFSNSVDEVYKNNGFIGLNLLIKEESEKNPVNNIFQMGVVAKVLKKMNLPDGGTHILINTIHRFKISKILKEEPYLVAKVNYPSDNLKSGTKLDLKAMMRNLLVLTRELAQNNPLFTEDMKLSLVNMSEPGRMADFVASILNLDKDEFQYILEEEDILVRLEKVIIYLKKELELIAVQRKINDQINNKMDKQQRQFFLREQLKAIQGELGIGEEKSEKKYDALLDRLKKADVIPEVYSEVKREIERLQVTDYHSPEYNVTRNYLEIIESLPWEAPPKRLIDIKLAKKILDRDHYRLTDVKDRILEFLAVKKLNPDNKSGTILCLVGPPGVGKTSIAKSVAESLGRKFYRFSLGGVRDEAEVKGHRRTYIGSLPGKILSGLRILKEKDPVILLDEIDKIRAGYSGDPSAALLEVLDPEQNSSFRDHYLDLPFDLSKVLFIATANTMDTIPRVLADRMDVIRLSGYITEEKIEIFKKYLWKKILKRNGLSKLKISLSNPAIHTLINSYSREAGLRNLERMSDKIARKIAYKIVNKNKINPVINENQLEEFLGVPIYVDERMTKADKPGMALGLAWTSVGGATLLVEAIFLKGKEGLTLTGKLGKTMNESTNIAYSFIRNRVDPEGKIFLDKRIHIHVPDGATPKDGPSAGITMATAIYSLAKDVVIKPGFAMTGELTLTGEVLAIGGLKEKIVAAKRVGVTKIIFPKDNESHLKEIPDYVKKGVTFFPVSHYSEVEKLLF from the coding sequence ATGAAAAAAAACCTAAGAAAAAAAAATACTAAAACAAAGAATACCTCAAAATTTGACATTGCTGAGGAAATTCTCCCAGACGAATTGCATTTGATTCCTATCAAATCGCGTCCTATATTTCCAGGAATTATTACGCCACTTATTGTTCCAATGGGTAAGTTTTCCAATTCAGTAGACGAAGTTTATAAGAACAATGGGTTTATTGGTCTTAACCTCCTTATTAAGGAAGAAAGTGAAAAAAATCCAGTGAATAATATTTTCCAGATGGGAGTCGTGGCAAAGGTTCTAAAAAAAATGAATCTACCAGACGGTGGCACTCATATTTTAATAAATACAATTCATCGTTTCAAAATTTCTAAAATTCTGAAAGAGGAACCATATCTTGTAGCTAAAGTCAATTATCCGTCAGACAACCTTAAATCCGGAACAAAGCTTGATTTAAAAGCAATGATGCGCAACTTACTTGTCCTTACCCGCGAGTTAGCACAGAATAATCCGCTATTTACAGAAGATATGAAGTTATCACTCGTAAATATGAGTGAACCGGGTAGAATGGCTGATTTTGTTGCATCCATTCTCAATCTAGACAAGGATGAATTTCAATATATATTAGAAGAAGAAGATATTCTTGTTCGTTTGGAGAAAGTGATTATATACCTAAAAAAGGAATTGGAGTTAATCGCTGTTCAACGCAAGATCAATGACCAGATCAATAATAAAATGGACAAACAGCAACGCCAATTTTTTTTGAGAGAGCAGTTAAAGGCAATTCAAGGTGAACTTGGAATTGGCGAAGAAAAATCCGAAAAAAAATACGATGCTCTATTAGATAGATTAAAAAAAGCAGATGTAATTCCTGAAGTTTATTCAGAAGTAAAACGGGAGATTGAGCGGTTACAGGTAACTGATTATCATTCACCTGAATACAATGTTACTCGTAATTACCTAGAAATTATTGAATCTCTTCCTTGGGAAGCACCACCCAAGCGGTTAATAGACATTAAACTTGCGAAGAAAATTCTAGACCGAGATCACTATAGACTGACAGATGTAAAGGATCGGATTTTAGAATTTTTAGCTGTTAAAAAATTAAATCCGGATAATAAGTCAGGCACAATTCTTTGTCTTGTAGGCCCGCCAGGAGTAGGGAAAACCTCAATTGCAAAGTCAGTGGCAGAGTCACTTGGCAGGAAGTTCTACCGCTTTTCTTTAGGTGGTGTCAGAGATGAAGCAGAAGTAAAAGGGCATAGAAGAACATACATTGGTTCCCTTCCTGGAAAAATCTTAAGTGGACTTAGAATTCTAAAAGAAAAAGATCCTGTGATATTACTCGATGAAATTGATAAAATTAGAGCTGGATATTCAGGAGATCCTTCCGCCGCATTATTAGAAGTTTTGGATCCAGAACAAAATTCTAGTTTTAGAGATCATTATTTAGACCTTCCATTTGATTTATCGAAAGTTTTATTTATTGCAACGGCTAATACAATGGATACAATTCCGAGAGTACTAGCTGATCGAATGGACGTTATTCGTTTGTCGGGATACATCACGGAAGAAAAAATAGAAATTTTTAAAAAGTATTTATGGAAAAAAATCCTAAAAAGAAACGGTCTTTCCAAACTAAAAATCTCTCTTTCTAATCCAGCCATTCATACATTGATTAATTCTTATTCAAGAGAAGCAGGATTACGTAATTTAGAAAGAATGTCTGACAAAATTGCGAGAAAAATTGCTTATAAAATAGTTAATAAAAATAAAATTAATCCTGTCATTAACGAAAATCAATTAGAGGAATTTCTTGGAGTTCCAATCTATGTAGACGAAAGAATGACTAAAGCGGATAAACCAGGTATGGCGCTTGGGTTAGCATGGACTTCTGTTGGTGGTGCTACTCTTCTTGTAGAAGCGATATTTTTGAAAGGTAAAGAAGGATTAACCCTCACTGGAAAATTAGGCAAGACTATGAATGAGTCTACTAACATCGCATACAGTTTTATTCGAAATCGAGTTGATCCAGAAGGAAAAATATTTTTGGACAAACGAATTCATATTCACGTTCCAGATGGGGCAACTCCTAAAGACGGGCCAAGTGCAGGAATCACAATGGCTACTGCGATTTATTCGCTTGCAAAAGATGTAGTGATTAAACCAGGTTTTGCAATGACCGGCGAATTAACATTAACCGGTGAAGTATTGGCAATCGGTGGACTTAAAGAAAAAATTGTAGCAGCAAAACGAGTAGGTGTGACTAAAATTATTTTCCCAAAAGATAATGAATCCCATCTAAAAGAAATTCCTGATTATGTTAAAAAAGGCGTAACGTTTTTTCCTGTAAGTCATTACAGTGAAGTGGAAAAGTTGCTCTTCTAA
- a CDS encoding GxxExxY protein has translation MKAQLMNYLKASEFKIGYLINFENPKLEWKRIVL, from the coding sequence ATGAAAGCACAACTTATGAATTATTTAAAAGCAAGCGAATTCAAAATTGGATATTTAATCAATTTTGAAAATCCAAAGCTTGAATGGAAGCGAATAGTATTATAA